From Pandoraea vervacti, the proteins below share one genomic window:
- a CDS encoding ABC transporter ATP-binding protein → MSHPKANTVTPFPTSPLPSVAQGGDTPDIGAKPGDVMIEVSHVDKTFAAKQRKGAPVRILDDVSLSIADREFVSILGASGCGKSTLLRIVAGLVPHDGGEVRVGGQRVSRPVPEIGVVFQTSNMLPWLTVRQNLMLGTRLRKIPKDKSAPRVQALLEMLGLAQFAEHHPHELSGGMRQRASIGQILALEPKVLLMDEPFGALDALTRDNLNVELLRIWQEHRQTVLLVTHSIEEAVFLSDRVIVMSARPGKVEQEVVIDLPRPRSPQTIKQHPRYAGYIAQLSQLMGVY, encoded by the coding sequence ATGAGCCATCCGAAAGCGAACACTGTGACGCCATTCCCGACTTCCCCTCTGCCCTCTGTTGCGCAGGGCGGCGACACGCCCGACATCGGTGCGAAGCCGGGCGACGTCATGATCGAGGTGAGTCACGTCGACAAGACCTTCGCCGCCAAGCAACGCAAGGGCGCGCCCGTCAGGATTCTCGACGACGTCTCGCTGTCGATCGCCGATCGCGAGTTCGTGTCGATTCTGGGCGCGAGCGGTTGCGGCAAGAGCACGTTGCTGCGCATCGTGGCGGGCCTCGTGCCGCATGACGGCGGAGAGGTGCGTGTCGGCGGGCAGCGCGTGTCGCGTCCCGTGCCAGAGATCGGCGTAGTCTTCCAGACGAGCAACATGCTGCCGTGGCTCACGGTGCGACAGAACCTGATGCTGGGCACCCGGCTGCGCAAGATTCCGAAAGACAAAAGCGCGCCACGTGTGCAGGCGCTGCTGGAAATGCTCGGACTCGCGCAGTTCGCCGAGCATCACCCGCATGAGCTCTCCGGCGGCATGCGCCAGCGCGCGTCCATCGGACAGATTCTGGCGCTCGAACCCAAGGTGCTGCTCATGGACGAGCCGTTCGGCGCACTCGACGCGCTCACGCGAGACAACCTGAACGTCGAATTGTTGCGCATCTGGCAGGAGCACCGGCAGACGGTGTTGCTGGTCACGCACAGCATCGAGGAGGCGGTGTTCCTGTCGGATCGCGTGATCGTGATGTCGGCGCGCCCGGGCAAGGTCGAGCAGGAGGTGGTGATCGACCTGCCGCGTCCACGCTCTCCCCAGACGATCAAGCAGCATCCCCGGTACGCCGGGTACATTGCGCAGCTCTCGCAACTGATGGGAGTCTATTGA
- a CDS encoding fumarylacetoacetate hydrolase family protein, whose product MRKYDIGSPMEDKETCVSWFGIATYESQVPGAVAARRTALVQHGRLYDLEAVLSHAGAGLDDGRASSPDLTVLLSNWYVHGEAVCAAVRRAIDAGVPARVGALASDTYRLCAPYQPGRIFATASNFYEHAAEMGTQLAPRSESSPYIFMKAETSVTATGTDVVLPPHAERVDWEVELAVVIGRPGRHIAVENAHEWIAGYTVINDVSARDLNRRTDYPFTHDWFRGKSFDTFAPLGPWFVPRDVIRDPQNLRMTLSVNGEMMQNDTTAGMIFNVAEQIAYLSEILTLKPGDLIATGTPTGVGMGRGVYLKAGDVMVAGIEGIGAIENRVVAQRK is encoded by the coding sequence ATGCGTAAGTACGACATCGGTTCCCCGATGGAAGACAAGGAGACGTGTGTGAGCTGGTTTGGAATCGCAACTTATGAATCGCAAGTCCCGGGCGCCGTCGCAGCGCGCCGTACGGCGTTGGTGCAACACGGGCGTCTGTACGATCTGGAAGCCGTACTGAGTCACGCAGGCGCGGGACTGGACGATGGTCGTGCGAGCTCGCCGGACCTCACGGTGCTGCTTTCGAACTGGTATGTGCATGGCGAGGCGGTCTGCGCGGCCGTACGTCGCGCCATCGACGCCGGCGTGCCGGCCAGGGTCGGCGCACTGGCGAGCGACACCTATCGCCTGTGCGCGCCGTATCAGCCGGGCCGGATCTTTGCCACGGCGTCCAACTTCTACGAGCACGCGGCCGAAATGGGCACCCAGCTCGCGCCGCGCAGCGAAAGCTCGCCGTACATCTTCATGAAAGCGGAGACGAGCGTGACCGCGACCGGCACGGATGTCGTGCTGCCGCCGCATGCCGAGCGCGTGGACTGGGAGGTCGAGCTGGCCGTGGTGATCGGCCGTCCGGGGCGTCATATCGCCGTGGAAAACGCGCACGAGTGGATCGCCGGTTACACGGTCATCAACGACGTGAGCGCGCGTGATCTGAACCGTCGCACCGACTATCCGTTCACGCACGACTGGTTTCGCGGCAAGAGTTTCGATACCTTCGCTCCTCTGGGGCCGTGGTTTGTGCCGCGCGACGTCATTCGCGATCCCCAGAACCTGCGCATGACGCTGTCCGTGAACGGCGAAATGATGCAGAACGACACGACGGCGGGAATGATCTTCAACGTGGCGGAGCAGATCGCCTATCTGTCCGAAATCCTGACGCTCAAGCCCGGCGATCTGATCGCGACCGGCACGCCGACTGGCGTGGGCATGGGGCGTGGCGTGTATCTCAAGGCGGGTGACGTGATGGTGGCGGGCATCGAGGGCATTGGCGCTATCGAGAACCGTGTCGTGGCACAGCGCAAATAA
- a CDS encoding ABC transporter permease, which translates to MKRIAQTIVFWGVLLALWEMAVTYFKVQSYLMPPPSAIFRAAWEVHPQMMADTWVTTVEVLTGFVAAVAGGLVIGVVISYSALARRTLYPLVTALQSMPKIALAPLMIVWFGYGFASKLASTFLFAFFPVVVATMGGLASVARNLDEHFRALGASPWDTFWRLYLPAALPAFADGLKIAMPLAVIGAIVGEFIGSEEGLGHLIVFASAAARTDVMFAAILMVTLLAVALYWIIERLARFVWWRGINV; encoded by the coding sequence ATGAAACGCATCGCACAGACGATCGTGTTCTGGGGCGTGTTGCTCGCGCTGTGGGAGATGGCCGTGACGTACTTCAAGGTGCAGTCGTACCTGATGCCGCCGCCGTCGGCCATTTTTCGTGCCGCCTGGGAAGTCCATCCGCAGATGATGGCCGACACCTGGGTGACGACCGTCGAAGTGCTGACGGGCTTCGTTGCGGCGGTCGCGGGCGGCCTCGTGATCGGCGTGGTCATCAGCTACAGCGCGTTGGCACGCCGCACGCTGTACCCCCTCGTCACCGCGCTGCAAAGCATGCCGAAGATCGCGCTCGCGCCGCTCATGATCGTGTGGTTCGGGTATGGCTTCGCTTCGAAGCTGGCGTCCACGTTCCTGTTTGCGTTCTTCCCCGTCGTGGTGGCGACGATGGGCGGACTCGCCTCGGTCGCGCGCAATCTCGACGAACACTTCCGCGCGCTGGGCGCCAGTCCGTGGGACACCTTCTGGCGGCTTTATCTGCCCGCGGCGCTGCCGGCGTTCGCCGACGGTCTGAAGATCGCCATGCCGCTGGCCGTCATCGGTGCGATCGTCGGTGAGTTCATCGGGTCGGAAGAGGGGCTGGGACACCTGATCGTGTTCGCGTCGGCGGCAGCACGCACCGATGTCATGTTCGCCGCCATTCTCATGGTGACGCTGCTGGCCGTGGCGCTGTACTGGATCATCGAGCGCCTGGCGCGCTTCGTCTGGTGGCGGGGGATCAACGTATGA
- a CDS encoding dihydrodipicolinate synthase family protein, giving the protein MVDHELTGAFAPVVTPFHADLTPDAPRFVSHCAWLLSHGVGLAPFGTNSEANSLGLAERMTLLDVLVDNGLDPRRMMPGTGCCSLPETVALTRHAVERGCAGVLMLPPFFYKGLSDDGLYAYYARVIEQVADARLRLYLYHIPALSGVPITLSVIERLVRDFPRTVVGIKDSSGDWNHLSVMLDAFPGFGIFPASESLVSRASAKGARGCISATVNINPERIARLCREWAEDTGPALQAQADTVRAIVQSFPMIAALKAVLATYREDSAWSHVRPPLSRLSDEQHGRLHAQLAACGFTLPG; this is encoded by the coding sequence ATGGTCGATCACGAATTGACCGGGGCGTTTGCGCCCGTCGTCACGCCGTTTCACGCGGATCTGACGCCGGATGCCCCCCGTTTTGTCTCGCATTGCGCCTGGTTGCTTTCACATGGCGTGGGTCTTGCGCCGTTCGGCACCAACAGCGAAGCGAATTCGCTCGGACTTGCCGAGCGCATGACGTTGCTCGATGTGCTGGTCGACAACGGCCTCGATCCGCGCCGCATGATGCCCGGCACGGGCTGCTGCTCGTTGCCCGAAACCGTCGCGCTCACGCGGCATGCCGTCGAGCGCGGCTGCGCCGGGGTGCTGATGCTGCCGCCGTTCTTCTACAAGGGGCTTTCGGACGACGGACTGTATGCGTACTACGCGCGCGTCATCGAGCAAGTGGCCGATGCCCGCCTGCGGCTGTACCTGTATCACATCCCGGCGCTCTCGGGCGTGCCCATTACGCTGTCCGTCATCGAGCGGCTGGTGCGAGACTTCCCACGCACTGTCGTGGGCATCAAGGACAGCTCGGGCGACTGGAACCACCTGAGCGTAATGCTCGACGCCTTTCCCGGCTTCGGCATTTTTCCGGCCTCGGAATCGCTGGTCTCGCGCGCGTCGGCGAAGGGGGCGAGGGGATGCATCTCCGCCACCGTCAATATCAATCCGGAGCGCATCGCACGCCTGTGCCGCGAGTGGGCTGAGGACACCGGCCCCGCGCTGCAGGCACAGGCCGACACCGTGCGGGCCATCGTTCAGTCGTTCCCCATGATTGCGGCGCTCAAGGCCGTGCTGGCGACGTATCGCGAAGACAGCGCATGGTCGCACGTGCGCCCGCCGCTCTCGCGGCTGTCCGACGAGCAGCACGGGCGGCTGCACGCGCAGTTGGCCGCGTGCGGCTTCACGTTGCCGGGCTGA
- a CDS encoding 2-hydroxyacid dehydrogenase, protein MPDAPLLLNLIPLEPLARAQLLAAGLHIQDVDVTASGFAGRGMSGTSGTSDISGLTSRARLLLTNGTTGLDAAQMDLLPQLELVCAFGAGYERIDIAAAAQRGIAVAHAPNTNGETVADHALALMLAVSRALVTLDRAVKAGGWAKHRAPRPTLHGARLGVIGLGNIGQAIARRAEGFGMSVGYHTRTPHDDRRWQYFATVGELADASDFLVLACPGGPSTHHLVNADVLARLGAGGFLVNVARGSVVDTEALIEALCDGIIAGAALDVFETEPDVPSALRMLENVVLTPHVSGRSPAALQAQIDSLLANVRAHLAGQPLPTPVKPTLATVARTGRKALR, encoded by the coding sequence ATGCCCGACGCTCCACTGCTACTCAATCTCATCCCGCTCGAACCCCTTGCCCGCGCGCAATTGCTCGCCGCAGGACTGCATATTCAGGACGTCGACGTCACCGCCAGCGGCTTCGCTGGACGCGGAATGTCCGGTACGTCCGGTACGTCCGACATCTCCGGCCTGACATCGCGCGCCCGGTTGCTTCTGACCAACGGCACCACTGGCCTTGACGCCGCACAGATGGACTTGCTACCGCAACTCGAACTCGTGTGCGCCTTCGGCGCAGGCTACGAGCGCATCGATATCGCAGCGGCAGCCCAACGCGGCATCGCCGTCGCGCATGCCCCCAACACGAATGGCGAAACGGTGGCCGACCACGCGCTCGCGCTGATGCTCGCGGTCTCGCGCGCACTGGTGACGCTCGACCGCGCGGTCAAGGCCGGGGGCTGGGCCAAACATCGTGCACCGCGCCCCACCCTGCACGGCGCACGACTCGGCGTGATCGGCCTGGGCAACATCGGTCAGGCCATCGCAAGGCGTGCCGAAGGCTTCGGCATGTCCGTCGGCTATCACACGCGCACACCGCACGACGATCGACGCTGGCAGTACTTCGCGACCGTCGGGGAACTGGCCGACGCGAGCGATTTCCTCGTACTCGCCTGCCCCGGTGGTCCTTCGACCCACCATTTGGTCAACGCAGACGTCCTCGCGCGGCTCGGCGCCGGCGGCTTTCTCGTGAACGTGGCGCGCGGCAGCGTCGTCGACACCGAGGCGCTGATCGAAGCACTGTGCGACGGCATCATCGCCGGCGCCGCCCTCGATGTCTTCGAGACCGAACCCGATGTGCCTTCCGCGCTGCGCATGCTCGAAAACGTGGTGCTTACGCCTCACGTCTCCGGCCGCTCGCCGGCCGCATTGCAAGCCCAGATCGACTCGCTGCTGGCCAACGTGCGCGCCCACCTGGCAGGCCAGCCACTGCCAACGCCCGTCAAACCGACATTGGCGACAGTAGCGAGGACGGGTCGCAAAGCGCTGAGATAA
- a CDS encoding ABC transporter substrate-binding protein has product MQQWQWTRRWWTALVCAGTLGTVGASALWASPVAAQDKVRFNLSWLPQGSTGGVLVAIHKGYYREAGLDVSAVVGHGGQRTVNEVDQGLFEFGYGDPISVMLNRAQGGTTKMVGSINAVWPGAICYLAKPGRTIAKPADLKGLSMGGGGASPLQNIVPAWLKANGLPPTSVKLLRLDPSTINPSFLQGRVDLTECWEGANLPVLKALAAKQGREIGSLRYRDFGLDMVGNGIVTTQKMIEQKPDVVRRFVQATYRGYAWMREHPEASAGVIVSQYPMLDKAVMVEQIRQIGALESDRETKGHKPGWLPVPRMESTAQFVREAFQLAPTLKATDIYTNQFVE; this is encoded by the coding sequence ATGCAACAGTGGCAGTGGACCAGGCGCTGGTGGACGGCGCTCGTGTGTGCCGGCACGCTCGGCACCGTGGGGGCGAGCGCGTTGTGGGCGAGTCCTGTCGCCGCACAGGACAAGGTCAGGTTCAACCTCTCATGGCTGCCGCAGGGCAGTACCGGCGGCGTGCTCGTCGCGATCCACAAGGGCTATTACCGGGAGGCCGGGCTCGACGTGTCGGCTGTCGTCGGGCATGGCGGCCAACGCACCGTCAATGAAGTCGATCAGGGCCTGTTCGAGTTCGGCTACGGCGATCCGATCAGCGTGATGCTCAATCGTGCGCAGGGCGGCACGACGAAGATGGTCGGCTCGATCAATGCCGTGTGGCCCGGGGCCATCTGCTATCTCGCCAAACCCGGTCGGACCATCGCAAAGCCTGCCGATCTCAAGGGCTTGTCGATGGGCGGCGGCGGCGCGTCTCCATTGCAGAACATCGTGCCCGCATGGCTGAAGGCCAACGGCTTGCCGCCGACGTCGGTCAAACTGCTGCGCCTTGACCCGTCGACGATCAATCCGTCGTTCCTGCAAGGCCGCGTCGATCTGACCGAGTGCTGGGAGGGCGCCAACCTGCCGGTGCTCAAGGCGCTTGCTGCGAAACAGGGGCGCGAAATCGGTTCGCTGCGCTATCGCGATTTCGGGCTGGACATGGTGGGCAACGGCATCGTCACCACGCAAAAGATGATCGAGCAGAAGCCCGACGTGGTGCGCCGGTTCGTGCAGGCGACCTATCGCGGCTATGCGTGGATGCGTGAGCACCCGGAGGCGTCGGCCGGCGTGATCGTCTCTCAATATCCGATGCTCGACAAGGCGGTCATGGTCGAACAGATTCGCCAGATCGGCGCGCTCGAGAGCGACCGGGAGACGAAGGGACACAAGCCAGGCTGGTTGCCCGTGCCGCGTATGGAATCGACCGCGCAGTTCGTGCGCGAGGCCTTCCAGCTCGCGCCTACGCTCAAAGCGACCGACATCTATACCAATCAGTTCGTCGAGTGA
- a CDS encoding VOC family protein: MTSPNLNLAPKPKLNPKRLGHLVLVVRDIQKSVKFYTEVLGLSVSDWIDDQMVFLRAGTDHHDLALSQIPLNSPDIDDLPRYSRPGMEHFSYLVDSVEEMEKAVDVLRAHDVEIVRGIGRHGPGANYFLVFKDPDGNNVELYCEMTQIDAAHPYEAKVWERNIESFDRFRFERFVVPPPPGMVKEKSGGKA; encoded by the coding sequence ATGACAAGCCCCAACCTCAACCTCGCCCCCAAACCCAAGCTCAACCCGAAGCGACTCGGCCATCTGGTGCTGGTCGTGCGCGATATCCAGAAGTCGGTGAAGTTCTATACCGAAGTCCTGGGCCTGAGCGTTTCCGACTGGATCGACGACCAGATGGTGTTCCTGCGTGCCGGCACCGACCACCACGATCTCGCGCTCTCTCAGATACCCCTGAACTCGCCCGACATCGACGACCTGCCGCGATACAGCCGTCCCGGCATGGAGCACTTCTCCTATCTCGTGGACAGCGTCGAGGAAATGGAAAAGGCCGTCGACGTACTGCGTGCGCACGATGTCGAGATCGTGCGCGGTATCGGACGTCATGGCCCCGGCGCGAACTACTTCCTCGTGTTCAAGGATCCGGACGGCAACAACGTCGAGCTGTATTGCGAGATGACGCAGATCGACGCCGCACATCCTTACGAGGCGAAGGTGTGGGAGCGCAATATCGAGAGCTTCGACCGTTTCCGGTTCGAGCGCTTTGTCGTGCCGCCCCCGCCGGGCATGGTCAAGGAAAAGTCGGGCGGCAAGGCGTAG
- a CDS encoding alpha/beta hydrolase, which translates to MDTQTFAASAPRDWESARALMRALGPRWKNDIAAGRRAVLDVYTPLLAMASTEDFTVVRDLAYGPHARHRLDVYRPVAPVRGGAPVVVFVHGGGFVRGDMNANAQIYGNVPRYFARHGCVAVNVEYRLAPEASFPGGARDVALAIRWLREHIGAYAGGSDVDLSRMLLIGHSAGGSHVASYLCDPRVRPAAPEVAGAVLISARLRADILPDNPNAPGVLAYYGDDAARYEPDAPMAHAEAMPVPVLTVIAQFENPHLDTYALEFCHRLAQRDARAPRFVQVRDHNHTSVVAHLDTGDDSLGREILQFLHELNPSP; encoded by the coding sequence ATGGACACGCAGACGTTTGCCGCGTCGGCGCCCCGCGATTGGGAATCCGCGCGCGCGCTGATGCGTGCGCTGGGCCCGCGCTGGAAGAACGACATCGCGGCGGGCCGCCGCGCGGTGCTCGACGTCTATACGCCGTTGCTGGCAATGGCGTCGACCGAGGACTTCACTGTCGTTCGCGACCTGGCATACGGTCCGCACGCGCGGCACCGGCTGGACGTGTATCGTCCGGTCGCGCCGGTGCGCGGCGGGGCGCCGGTCGTTGTCTTCGTGCATGGCGGGGGCTTCGTGCGGGGCGACATGAACGCCAACGCGCAGATCTATGGCAACGTGCCGCGATACTTCGCGCGGCACGGCTGCGTGGCCGTGAACGTGGAGTATCGCCTTGCCCCGGAGGCGTCGTTCCCCGGCGGTGCGCGGGATGTCGCGCTGGCCATTCGATGGCTTCGCGAGCATATCGGCGCGTACGCTGGCGGGAGCGATGTCGACCTGTCGCGCATGTTGCTGATCGGCCATTCGGCGGGCGGATCGCATGTGGCGAGTTATCTGTGCGATCCGCGCGTACGTCCGGCAGCGCCCGAGGTCGCCGGCGCCGTGCTCATCAGTGCGCGTCTGCGCGCCGATATTCTGCCGGACAATCCGAACGCTCCCGGGGTGCTCGCGTACTACGGCGACGATGCGGCGCGTTACGAACCCGATGCGCCGATGGCGCACGCCGAGGCCATGCCGGTGCCGGTCCTGACCGTCATCGCGCAGTTCGAGAATCCCCATCTCGACACTTATGCGCTGGAGTTCTGCCATCGTCTGGCGCAGCGCGACGCGCGCGCGCCGCGCTTCGTTCAGGTGCGCGATCACAACCACACCTCGGTCGTCGCCCATCTGGACACCGGCGACGATTCGCTCGGTCGCGAAATTCTGCAATTTCTGCACGAACTCAACCCGTCTCCCTGA